The genomic DNA ATCACCGCCGGCGCGCCCGCCATGCGCGTGTCGAGCGGCGCTACGGTGGCGGCGATGTGGAACACCATTCAGTTCAACGCCATCACCCCGCAGGACGCGGCGGGCAAGCGCATCCTGTCGCAGGCCTTCAGCAATGCCGACCTCCAGCTGGTGGCCAACGGCGTGAAGGCGTCGTGCGATGCCGCCGATGGCGTGGCCGACGGCATGGTGAACAACGTCAAGGCCTGCCAGTTCGACCCCGCCGTGCTCCAGTGCCGCGGCGGCAAGCAGGCCGACTGCCTGAGCAGCGCCCAGGTCGGGGCGCTCAAGAGCGTGTTCGCGGGCCCGCGCAACTCGGCCGGCCAGGCGCTGTATGCGGGCCAGCCGTGGGACCCGGGCCTGGCCGCCCCGGGCTGGCGCAGCTGGACGCTGGGCAGCTCCACCACCGCCACGCCGGATGCGCGCTACATCACGCTGATGGTGGACGCTCTGGTCAACGAATTCCTCACCCCGCCGGACCTCACGTTCAACCCGCTGACGTTCAACTTCGACACCGACCCCGCGCGCATGGAGGCCTACTCGGCCATCTACGACACGTACCGCGACGACAAGCTCGCCGCGTTCAAGCAGCGCGGCGGCAAGATGCTGTTCATCCATGGCATGTCCGACCCGATCTTCTCGGCGCTGGACACCCTGGACTACTACGAGCGCCTGGCGTCCCACCACGGAGGTATCGCGGCCACGCAGGGTTTCGCGCGCACCTTCCTGGTGCCCGGCATGAACCACTGCTCGGGCGGCCCGGCCACGGACAATTTCGATTCGATCCAGGCCATGGTGGACTGGGTGGAGAAGGGCGTGGCACCCGAGACCCTTGCCGCCAAGGCACTGCCTGCCAGCACCGACATGCCCAATCGCACACGGCCCTTGTGTGCCTACCCGAAGTTCGCCAAATACAAGGGCTCGGGCAGCGTGGAGGATGCCAGCAGCTTCGTCTGCGCGGCGGAGTAAGCGAGGTCAGGCCACGCTAGGTGCGGGCGGGGGCGGGCAGCTGCAGGCCGACCTCCCGCACCACGCGCACGCAGTCGCGCAGGTGCTGCTCGCCCAGGTAGCGCAGCGTGGCATAGCCGATGCCCGCGGCCACCGCCTGGCCCGCCAGCGGCACGTACTTCGCCGCCTGCTTGGCGGTCAGGCGCACGCCCACGGTCTGAGTGGCCCGGATGACCAGCTCGCGCGTCACCAGCTTGCCGATCAGCACGGAGCCCACGAGGGCCACGGCCTTCTGCACCTGCTCGCGCTTGTGCGGATCGAGCTGGTCGATCTGCTGCGCGGACAGGCCGAACTCGGCGTTGATCTGCGGAAGCAGGCGGGACAGCAGCGCCGCGTCCACGGCCCAGTCGAGCCCTGGCACGGGCAGGGAACTGGCGGCCGCCGCGACCAATGCGCGCCGATGCAGCAATTTGCGGCTGCGCTGCACGGCAGCGGTGAGGGCCGCGTTGCCGGCCGCCATTTGCAAGGAAGTGGGCATGGGCGGGTTGTACCTGATGCGGTGGTGGTTGGCAAAGGGCAACGCCCGAGGCCGCGCAAGGAGATTCTTCAGCGGCCGTTTCAGGTTTTTCCCTTGACGAGGGTGAACGCGGCCAGAAGCAGCATGGCCCCCACGACAGACGCGATCCAGCCAGCGGCTTCCCCTTGTGCATACCAGCCCATCGCCAAACCCAGATAGGTGGCGAGAAACGAGCCCGCCACCCCAAGCAGCGCGGTCAGTATCCATCCGAGTTTGTCCTCCCCGGGTTTCAGGGCACGGGCCAGAAGCCCGACCATCAAACCCACCAGCAATGTTCCTAACAATGTTCCCATGATGTTTCCCCTGCATGCTGCGACGCGATCTGCCCACTCTAAGGAGCGCGCGCGCGGCCAGCTTGTCGGACAACGCGCACTGTGCGCGTCCCATTGCGGGGCGCGGGTTCCCGACACGGGTGGGTGTGGAAAGCGAGGTCCGGCGTCATGAAGGGGTCGGCTGTGGGTCCCGTCCGACACCACGGCGCGGCGGGTACTTGCCGCCTGCGGGACCGGCGGCGCCGTACAGTGAAGCGTCTCCACTGAAAGGAAGACCGATGACAACAAATTTCAAGACCCGTTCCTTCCCCCTGGTGTTTGTGGCGGTGCTCGCGCTGGGGGCGGCATTGGCGGGGCCCACGACCGCCGCGGCCCAAAGTGGCGACGAGGCCTCACTGTCCCGCGGCGCGGTACCGGACACCACGCCCCAGCAGCGCTACCAGACCGCCATCCGCGAAGCCGGCGGTGGGTTGAAGGTGAGCCTGGAGGAATGCCGGGCCATGCCCTCGGCGGACCGCCGCAGCTGCGAATCCCAGGCACGCGCCACGTACCAGGCCGATATGGCCAAGGCCAAGGCCATGCTGCGCGACCCGTCGATAGGCCCGGTGAATGTGGTGGGGGAACCGATCCGCAGCACCGAGACGGTGTACGAGATCAAACGCTAGCCGCAGGCAGGGCGCCTGCGAGGGGACATCCTGGCCGGGCGAGCGGCGTGGTTGCTATTTGGCTTGCGCGAGGTCGTCGCTGCCCGAGCCCGCGACGCGGCGGGCGCCGTTGAAGCGGCGTGCCCAGTAAGCCACGCCCATGTCTTCCACGCGGATTTCGGCGCCGCTGCGGGGAGCGTGGATGAACTTGTTGTCCCCCACGTAGATGCCCACATGGCTGAAGTTGCGGCGCATGGTGTTGAAGAACACCAGATCCCCGGGCTGAAGCTCCTTCTTGTCAATGACCTGGGTGGCGGCAGCCTGCTGGTCGGCCCGGCGGGGTAGCAGCAGGCCCACGGTCTGCTCGTACATGGCCCGCACGAAGCCGCTGCAGTCGAAGCCGGTTTCCGCGCTGTTTCCGCCCCGCTTGTACGGTACGCCCAGGAATCCCATGGCGTTCACGACGAGCCCGGACGCGCGGTCCGCCACCGTATGGGCCTTGTCGGCTACCCGGTGGCTCACATCCTCCAGCCGCGTGAGCAGGCCTTTGTCGGTGATGAACCGGTCCATATCGTCGGGGTTTGCCGCTTGCGGCGCAGCCTGGGCAGAGGTTGCGCAGACCAGGAGGAGGGTGCAAAGCCATCGGGACATGGGGGCGAAGGGTACCACGGTATGCTTACTTATCAAAAATAATCACCTGTGCAAGCTGTTGATTTCGTTCAAGTAAATCCCGAACAGGGATTTGCCGGAGGGAATCCGCGGCTGCGCCGCGGTGGAGGGCCGCCATGTCAGGCCTGGCCGGGCGGCGGCTCTGGGGGTATGGTGTTCAACTTTTTCAGGAGCGCCACGAGATGGAATGGACACGGAAAATGCCCCTTTCGCGGGCCGCGCGGGCCTGCCTGGCGGCGCTTTGGGCCGTGGCGGGCGCCCACCATGGCGGTGTTTCCGCCCAGGGCACGCCGCCGGGCGTGTCCGTGGCAACCGTGGCACGGGGGCTGGAACACCCCTGGGCCGTGGCCTTCCTGCCCGAAGGGCAGTTTCTCGTCACCGAGCGGCGGGGCCGGATGCGGGTGGTCAGCGCGGGCGGGCAGGTGGGACCCGCGCTGGCGGGCGTGCCGGCCGTCGCCGCGGGCGGGCAGGGCGGCTTGCTGGACGTGGTGACCGATGCCGACTTCGCCCGCAACCGCCGCATCTTCTTCTGCTTTTCGGAGCCCGCCCCGGGTGGCGCGTCCGGCAACAGCACGGCGCTGGCACGGGCCATGCTGTCCGCGGATGCGCGCAGCCTGCAGGAGGTCAAGGTCCTCTTCAGCCAGCAACCCAAGGTGGACAGCGCCCAGCATTTCGGCTGCCGCATCGTGCAGGCGGCGGACGGCAACCTGTTCCTGGCGCTGGGCGAGCGCTACCAGCGCAAGGACGATGCGCAAAGGCTCGACAACCACCACGGCAAGATCGTGCGCATCACCCCGGACGGCGCGGTGCCGGCCGACAACCCGTTTCGCCAGCGCGCGGGCGCCTTGCCGGAGATCTGGAGCTACGGCCACCGCAATCCCCAGGGCGCCGCCCTGGGCCCTGACGGCCAGCTGTGGATGCACGAGCACGGCCCCCAGGGGGGCGATGAGATCAACCTGCCCCGACCCGGCCGCAACTACGGCTGGCCCGTGATCACCTACGGCGAGAACTACGGGGGCGGCAAGATGGGTGAAGGCACGGCCAAGGCGGGCATGGAGCAGCAGCTGCACTACTGGGTGCCGTCGATTGCACCCTCGGGCATGGCGTTCCTCACCAGCGCGCGCTACGGCGCGGCGTGGCAGGGCAGCCTGTTCGTGGGGTCTCTCAAGTTCGGCACCCTGCACCGGCTGGAAGTCGCCCCGGGCAAGGTCTTGCGCGAGGAAAAGCTGCTGCAGGGCCAGGGCGAACGCATCCGCGACGTGCGCCAGGGGCCTGACGGCCTGATCTACCTGCTGACCGACAGCCCGCAGGGCCAGCTGCTGCGCCTGCAGCCCTCCTGATCGGCGGGCACGCCGGCGGGGCTGCGACAATGCCCCATTTCCAGAGAATCCGGCCGCCCGGAGCGGTCCACACCATGCTGCTTGACGCCACTGAATCCCAACTCGTCCTGGTCGACTACCAGGAGCGCCTGATGCCCGCGATCTTCGAGGGCCCTGCCGTGCTGGCCAATGCCCGCCGCCTGGCCGAGGTCGCGCGCATGCTGGAGGTGCCCGTGTGGGGCACGGAGCAGAATCCCTCGCGCCTGGGCGCCAATGATGCCGCGCTGCGCGCCCTGTGCCAGAAAACCCTGGCCAAGATGCATTTCAGCGCGGCCGAGGAAGGCCTGGGCGAATGGCTGCGCCCGCCCGCGAAGCCCCAGGGCGGCAACGCGCGCAGCCTGCCCAAGCACCTGCAGAAACCCGCCACCGCACAAGGCGCCGAGCGCGGCACCATCGTCATCGCCGGGTGCGAGGCGCACGTCTGCCTGCTGCAGACCGCGCTGGACCTGATCGACGACGAATTCGAGGTCTGGGTCGTGACCGATGCCTGCGGCTCGCGCACGGAGCGCAACCGCGACGCGGCCTTCGACCGCCTGGCCGGCGCGGGGGCGGAACTGGTGACGACCGAGATGGTGGCGTTTG from Acidovorax sp. A79 includes the following:
- a CDS encoding tannase/feruloyl esterase family alpha/beta hydrolase, which encodes MPFAHASRALPPASTAARPSRLRRQVVPAALAMPLLMAACGGGNGDASAQPATPAAACAALPSQASLAATTLTASYVAADTRRPGGASTGAFLPGHCVVTGSINPRVGVDGKNYAIGFQLSLPDQWNGRFLFIGGGGNDGILRDTSLSSSISGGTPSPLGQGFAVVSTDAGHSGTSASFGADPQARIDHAYNSYDKTAVAAKSLISTLYGRRPDHSYFSGCSGGGRQGMMFSQRFPDYFDAITAGAPAMRVSSGATVAAMWNTIQFNAITPQDAAGKRILSQAFSNADLQLVANGVKASCDAADGVADGMVNNVKACQFDPAVLQCRGGKQADCLSSAQVGALKSVFAGPRNSAGQALYAGQPWDPGLAAPGWRSWTLGSSTTATPDARYITLMVDALVNEFLTPPDLTFNPLTFNFDTDPARMEAYSAIYDTYRDDKLAAFKQRGGKMLFIHGMSDPIFSALDTLDYYERLASHHGGIAATQGFARTFLVPGMNHCSGGPATDNFDSIQAMVDWVEKGVAPETLAAKALPASTDMPNRTRPLCAYPKFAKYKGSGSVEDASSFVCAAE
- a CDS encoding GlsB/YeaQ/YmgE family stress response membrane protein, with product MGTLLGTLLVGLMVGLLARALKPGEDKLGWILTALLGVAGSFLATYLGLAMGWYAQGEAAGWIASVVGAMLLLAAFTLVKGKT
- a CDS encoding C40 family peptidase, with amino-acid sequence MSRWLCTLLLVCATSAQAAPQAANPDDMDRFITDKGLLTRLEDVSHRVADKAHTVADRASGLVVNAMGFLGVPYKRGGNSAETGFDCSGFVRAMYEQTVGLLLPRRADQQAAATQVIDKKELQPGDLVFFNTMRRNFSHVGIYVGDNKFIHAPRSGAEIRVEDMGVAYWARRFNGARRVAGSGSDDLAQAK
- a CDS encoding PQQ-dependent sugar dehydrogenase, whose product is MPLSRAARACLAALWAVAGAHHGGVSAQGTPPGVSVATVARGLEHPWAVAFLPEGQFLVTERRGRMRVVSAGGQVGPALAGVPAVAAGGQGGLLDVVTDADFARNRRIFFCFSEPAPGGASGNSTALARAMLSADARSLQEVKVLFSQQPKVDSAQHFGCRIVQAADGNLFLALGERYQRKDDAQRLDNHHGKIVRITPDGAVPADNPFRQRAGALPEIWSYGHRNPQGAALGPDGQLWMHEHGPQGGDEINLPRPGRNYGWPVITYGENYGGGKMGEGTAKAGMEQQLHYWVPSIAPSGMAFLTSARYGAAWQGSLFVGSLKFGTLHRLEVAPGKVLREEKLLQGQGERIRDVRQGPDGLIYLLTDSPQGQLLRLQPS
- a CDS encoding isochorismatase family protein, with the protein product MLLDATESQLVLVDYQERLMPAIFEGPAVLANARRLAEVARMLEVPVWGTEQNPSRLGANDAALRALCQKTLAKMHFSAAEEGLGEWLRPPAKPQGGNARSLPKHLQKPATAQGAERGTIVIAGCEAHVCLLQTALDLIDDEFEVWVVTDACGSRTERNRDAAFDRLAGAGAELVTTEMVAFEWLGSCEHPAFKDVLGLIK